A window of the Bradyrhizobium diazoefficiens genome harbors these coding sequences:
- a CDS encoding lytic murein transglycosylase — MIRLAGALLWMVLLGVRPIHAADAAFTQFIASLWPEAQEAGVSRATFDQQTRGLEPDYKLPDLILPGRPATGAPSQAEFVQVPADYVREGAIANLAGEGQRLLQKYNAALTKIEKSSGVPATVMLAIWGRETDYGRYTLPYDLVSVLATQAYVGRRKDTYRNEFILSLKILGEGVVTRKDMRSSWAGATGLTQFLPSEYYKHGVDFDGDGRIDIWHSVPDALASAAQQLVNKGWQSGVRWAYEVKAPAKVDCTTGVPEVTKPIGQWLREGFVPVRGEKLSAAEQAQPASLLQPEGIYGPAFLTTKNYFVIKEYNFSDLYVLFVGHLSDRMTSPLPFATPWSASKQLRTKDVETMQRGLTRAGLYKDKIDGKAGMQTRAALGAYQKSAGLKVDCWPSEEVLRSIQAVR; from the coding sequence ATGATCAGGCTGGCAGGCGCCCTGCTATGGATGGTTCTGCTCGGTGTGCGACCGATCCACGCCGCCGACGCTGCCTTCACGCAGTTCATCGCCTCGCTCTGGCCGGAAGCGCAAGAGGCTGGCGTCTCGCGCGCGACGTTCGATCAACAGACGCGCGGGCTCGAGCCGGATTACAAGCTCCCTGATCTGATCCTGCCCGGGCGGCCCGCGACCGGCGCGCCGTCGCAGGCCGAATTCGTGCAGGTGCCGGCGGACTATGTCAGGGAAGGCGCGATTGCGAATCTCGCGGGCGAGGGGCAGCGGCTACTGCAGAAATACAATGCCGCGCTGACGAAAATCGAGAAGAGCTCCGGCGTGCCTGCGACCGTGATGCTCGCGATCTGGGGACGCGAGACCGATTATGGTCGCTACACGCTGCCTTACGACCTCGTCAGCGTGCTGGCGACGCAGGCCTATGTCGGACGGCGCAAGGACACCTATCGCAACGAGTTCATCCTGTCGCTGAAGATCCTCGGCGAGGGCGTGGTGACGCGCAAGGACATGCGCTCGTCCTGGGCCGGCGCCACCGGGCTCACGCAGTTCCTGCCGTCCGAATATTACAAGCACGGCGTCGATTTCGACGGCGACGGCCGCATCGACATCTGGCATTCGGTGCCGGATGCGCTGGCCTCGGCCGCGCAGCAGCTCGTCAACAAGGGCTGGCAGAGCGGCGTGCGCTGGGCCTATGAGGTGAAGGCGCCGGCAAAGGTCGACTGCACCACCGGCGTGCCCGAGGTGACGAAGCCGATCGGGCAGTGGCTGCGTGAAGGCTTTGTGCCGGTGCGTGGCGAGAAGCTCAGCGCGGCCGAGCAGGCGCAGCCGGCATCACTGCTCCAGCCGGAGGGAATCTATGGTCCGGCGTTCCTGACCACGAAGAACTACTTCGTCATCAAGGAATACAATTTCTCCGATCTCTATGTGCTGTTCGTCGGTCATCTGAGCGACCGCATGACGAGCCCGCTCCCGTTCGCGACGCCGTGGTCCGCGTCGAAGCAATTGCGCACGAAGGACGTCGAGACGATGCAGCGCGGGCTGACGCGCGCCGGGCTCTACAAGGACAAGAT
- the ettA gene encoding energy-dependent translational throttle protein EttA has protein sequence MARQFVYFMDGLTKSYPTRKVLDNIRLSFYPDAKIGVLGVNGSGKSTLLKIMAGLDKEYTGEAWVAEGARVGYLEQEPHLDPKLSVRENVMLGVAKQKAILDRYNELAMNYSEETADEMTKLQDEIEAQSLWDLDSKVDQAMDALRCPPDDADVTKLSGGERRRVALCRLLLDQPELLLLDEPTNHLDAESVSWLEGHLRNYPGAILIVTHDRYFLDNVTSWILELDRGKGIPYEGNYSSWLVQKQKRLEQEGREDAAHQKTIAREQEWVASSPKARQAKSKARYQRYEELLKQASEKQTQTAQIIIPVAERLGANVVDFEALSKGYGDRLLIDDLTFKLPPGGIVGVIGANGAGKTTLFKMITKQEQPDKGTITVGETVHLGYVDQSRDALDGSKNVWEEISGGNELILLGKKEVNSRGYCSSFNFKGADQQKKVGALSGGERNRVHLAKMLKSGANVLLLDEPTNDLDVDTLRALEEALEDFAGCAVIISHDRWFLDRIATHILAFEGDSHVEWFEGNFQDYEKDKMRRLGQDSVIPHRVKYKKLTR, from the coding sequence ATGGCGCGCCAATTTGTCTACTTCATGGACGGCCTGACCAAGAGCTACCCGACCCGCAAGGTGCTCGACAACATTCGGCTGAGCTTTTACCCGGACGCCAAGATCGGCGTTCTCGGCGTCAACGGCTCCGGCAAGTCGACCCTACTCAAGATCATGGCGGGTCTCGACAAGGAGTACACCGGCGAGGCCTGGGTCGCCGAGGGCGCGCGCGTCGGCTATCTCGAGCAGGAGCCGCACCTCGATCCGAAGCTGTCCGTGCGCGAGAACGTCATGCTGGGCGTCGCCAAGCAGAAGGCCATCCTCGATCGCTACAATGAGCTGGCGATGAATTATTCCGAGGAGACCGCCGACGAGATGACCAAGCTGCAAGACGAGATCGAGGCCCAAAGCCTCTGGGATCTCGACAGCAAGGTCGACCAGGCCATGGACGCGCTGCGCTGCCCGCCCGACGATGCCGACGTGACGAAGCTCTCGGGCGGTGAACGCCGGCGCGTTGCTTTGTGCCGTTTGCTGCTTGACCAGCCCGAGCTTTTGCTGCTGGACGAACCGACCAACCATCTCGACGCCGAATCGGTGTCGTGGCTGGAAGGCCATCTGCGCAACTATCCCGGCGCGATCCTGATCGTCACCCACGATCGCTACTTCCTCGACAACGTCACGAGCTGGATCCTCGAGCTCGATCGCGGCAAGGGCATTCCCTACGAGGGCAACTATTCGTCCTGGCTGGTGCAGAAGCAGAAGCGGCTCGAACAGGAAGGCCGCGAGGACGCCGCGCATCAGAAGACGATTGCACGCGAGCAGGAGTGGGTCGCGTCCTCGCCGAAGGCGCGTCAGGCCAAATCGAAGGCGCGTTACCAGCGCTACGAGGAACTGCTCAAGCAGGCGAGCGAGAAGCAGACCCAGACCGCGCAGATCATCATTCCCGTCGCCGAGCGCCTCGGCGCCAATGTCGTGGATTTCGAGGCCCTCAGCAAAGGCTATGGCGATCGCCTGCTGATCGACGATCTCACCTTCAAGCTGCCGCCGGGCGGCATCGTCGGCGTGATCGGCGCCAACGGCGCCGGCAAGACCACGCTGTTCAAGATGATCACCAAGCAGGAGCAGCCGGACAAGGGCACCATCACGGTCGGCGAGACCGTGCATCTCGGTTATGTCGACCAGTCGCGCGACGCGCTCGATGGCAGCAAGAACGTCTGGGAAGAGATCTCCGGCGGCAACGAGCTGATCCTGCTCGGCAAGAAGGAAGTGAACTCACGCGGCTATTGCTCGTCGTTCAACTTCAAGGGCGCCGACCAGCAGAAGAAGGTCGGCGCGCTCTCGGGCGGTGAACGCAACCGCGTCCATCTCGCCAAGATGCTGAAGTCCGGCGCCAACGTTCTGCTGCTCGACGAACCGACCAACGACCTCGACGTCGACACGCTACGCGCGCTCGAAGAAGCGCTGGAGGATTTCGCCGGCTGCGCCGTCATCATCAGCCATGATCGCTGGTTCCTCGACCGCATCGCGACCCACATCCTGGCCTTCGAAGGCGACAGCCATGTCGAATGGTTCGAAGGCAATTTCCAGGACTACGAGAAAGACAAGATGCGCCGGCTCGGCCAGGACAGCGTCATCCCGCACCGCGTGAAGTACAAGAAGCTGACGCGGTGA
- a CDS encoding D-2-hydroxyacid dehydrogenase family protein, which produces MTRLRCAILDDYFNLALDAADWPKLSDRVDATVFSHPFASEQAAASALADFDIICAMRERTSFPKSLFDKLPKLKLLLTSGMRNAAIDMEAAKAKGVAIGGTQYSRDPTAPLTMGLILELTRGIGRENARMHAGEPWQTFSGVEIEGLTLGVVGLGKLGTKMAGIAKAFGMNVIAWSPNLTPEKCAAAGVGYATKEELFAKADIVTIHVVLSERSRGLVSRADLARMKPTAFLVNTARGPIVDEQALLEALQQRKIAGAGIDVFSVEPLPVDHPFRKLDNLVLTPHLGYATEDGLRIHYGQMVEAIDAWTSGSELPRKLA; this is translated from the coding sequence ATGACGCGGCTGCGCTGTGCAATTCTCGACGACTATTTCAACCTCGCCCTCGACGCCGCCGACTGGCCGAAACTGTCCGACCGCGTCGATGCCACCGTGTTCAGCCACCCCTTCGCCTCCGAGCAGGCCGCAGCCAGCGCGCTGGCCGATTTCGACATCATCTGCGCGATGCGGGAGCGCACGTCGTTCCCCAAGAGCCTGTTCGACAAGCTGCCGAAACTGAAGCTGCTGCTCACCTCCGGCATGCGCAATGCCGCGATCGACATGGAGGCCGCCAAGGCGAAGGGCGTCGCCATCGGCGGCACGCAATATTCCCGCGATCCGACCGCGCCACTCACCATGGGCCTGATCCTGGAACTGACCCGCGGCATCGGCCGCGAGAATGCGCGCATGCACGCCGGCGAGCCCTGGCAGACCTTTTCCGGTGTCGAGATCGAGGGTCTCACGCTCGGCGTTGTCGGCCTCGGCAAGCTCGGCACCAAGATGGCCGGCATTGCCAAGGCCTTCGGCATGAATGTGATCGCCTGGAGCCCCAATCTCACGCCAGAGAAGTGCGCGGCAGCCGGCGTCGGCTACGCCACCAAGGAGGAGCTGTTCGCCAAGGCCGACATCGTCACCATTCATGTGGTGCTGAGCGAGCGGTCACGCGGCCTCGTCAGCCGCGCAGATCTCGCGCGGATGAAGCCGACCGCCTTCCTCGTCAACACCGCGCGCGGGCCGATCGTAGACGAGCAGGCGCTGCTTGAGGCCTTGCAGCAGCGCAAGATCGCCGGCGCCGGCATCGACGTGTTCTCGGTCGAGCCGCTGCCGGTCGATCATCCCTTCCGCAAGCTCGACAATCTCGTGCTGACGCCGCATCTCGGCTACGCGACCGAGGACGGCTTGCGCATCCATTACGGGCAGATGGTCGAGGCGATCGACGCCTGGACCAGCGGAAGCGAGCTGCCGCGGAAGCTGGCCTGA
- a CDS encoding NAD-dependent epimerase/dehydratase family protein: protein MRIFVAGATGAVGHYLVPALIAAGHSVVGTTRSAAKADLVRRLGAEPAVADGLDVGSMRAAVSAAKPDVVIHQMTDLAAATDLRHFDRAFARTNELRTRGTDILLDAAREAGARRFIAQSFCGWTFSRNGEAVKTEADELDPHPPQELRRTLEAIRYLERTVTASTTPEGIVLRYGFFYGPETGTLSPAMIDQLRHRRVPVIGSGAGTWSFIHTEDAASATLAAVERGRAGNVYNVVDDHPAQVKDWLPALAELIGAKPPLHVPAWLGRLLAGEHMVAMMTEVRGASNAKARRELDWQPAKSSWRQGFAELARASAAQRAAA from the coding sequence ATGCGAATCTTTGTTGCGGGCGCGACCGGCGCGGTCGGGCATTATCTTGTTCCGGCGCTGATCGCGGCGGGTCATTCGGTGGTTGGTACGACACGAAGTGCGGCAAAAGCAGACCTCGTGCGTCGATTGGGTGCGGAGCCGGCCGTCGCCGACGGCCTCGATGTCGGCAGCATGCGCGCTGCGGTGTCTGCGGCAAAGCCGGACGTGGTCATTCATCAGATGACGGATCTCGCGGCCGCCACCGACCTCCGCCATTTCGATCGCGCTTTCGCACGAACCAACGAGCTCCGCACGCGCGGCACCGACATTCTGCTCGACGCCGCACGCGAGGCCGGCGCCAGGCGCTTCATCGCGCAAAGCTTCTGCGGCTGGACCTTCAGCCGCAACGGAGAAGCGGTCAAGACCGAGGCCGATGAACTTGACCCACATCCGCCGCAGGAACTGCGACGCACGCTTGAGGCAATCCGGTATCTGGAGCGGACCGTCACCGCATCGACGACGCCGGAAGGGATCGTGCTGCGCTATGGGTTCTTCTATGGGCCTGAGACCGGCACGCTCTCGCCGGCGATGATCGACCAGCTGCGCCACCGCCGTGTGCCGGTGATCGGCAGTGGCGCCGGCACGTGGTCGTTCATTCACACCGAGGATGCGGCCTCCGCCACGCTTGCTGCGGTCGAGCGCGGGCGCGCCGGCAACGTTTACAACGTCGTCGACGATCATCCGGCGCAGGTGAAGGATTGGTTGCCGGCGTTGGCCGAACTGATCGGTGCCAAGCCGCCGCTCCACGTTCCTGCCTGGCTCGGGCGCCTGCTTGCGGGCGAGCACATGGTGGCGATGATGACAGAGGTGCGCGGGGCATCGAATGCCAAGGCGAGACGCGAACTCGATTGGCAGCCGGCGAAGTCATCGTGGCGCCAGGGATTTGCTGAACTCGCGAGGGCCTCGGCAGCACAGCGCGCCGCAGCGTGA